AAACATggtaacacacacttacatttgaCATGTGTTCATGGACTCACAGACATGGTGAAGCAACTACTACTCTCTAAAGCTAATGTAAGTGTTGGGGATAAAGATGGTAACACACCTCTACATCTGGCATGTAATCGTGGACACACAGATATCTTGAAGGAGCTCCTGCTAAATAAAGGTGCCGTCAATGTGGCGAATAAACATggtaacacacacttacatttggCATGTGTTCATGGACTCACAGACATGGTGAAGCAACTACTACTTTCTAAAGCTGATGTAAGTGTTGTGGATAAAGATGGTAACACACCTCTACATCTGGTCTGCCTAGGTGGACACATAGACATGGTGAAGCAGTTATTGCTTTCTAAATCTGATGTAAGTGCGGTGGATAAAGAAGGTAACACGCCCCTAC
The sequence above is drawn from the Octopus bimaculoides isolate UCB-OBI-ISO-001 unplaced genomic scaffold, ASM119413v2 Scaffold_46504, whole genome shotgun sequence genome and encodes:
- the LOC106867158 gene encoding LOW QUALITY PROTEIN: ankyrin repeat domain-containing protein 7-like (The sequence of the model RefSeq protein was modified relative to this genomic sequence to represent the inferred CDS: substituted 1 base at 1 genomic stop codon), producing MVKQLLLSKANVSVGDKDGNTPLHLACNRGHTDILKELLLNKGAVNVANKHGNTHLHLACVHGLTDMVKQLLLSKADVSVVDKDGNTPLHLVCLGGHIDMVKQLLLSKSDVSAVDKEGNTPLHLASAXGHKDMVKQLLLSKSDVSAVDKDGNTPLHLASA